Proteins encoded in a region of the Gulosibacter sediminis genome:
- a CDS encoding nitroreductase family protein, translating to MANGVLGATAMSVAAKNDPQFRLPKLPRIAPGIVIVPTNSGVLVEGGPTRQLLGGQGAQRVMSQLVPLLDGSRDLDTLAHDFGETEATTHAAVSLLYASGLLEDAHDEPAIDAAGSAAHLFYSRSIDSTRVNPSGAHALERLRASKLHLVAANNDADAALAGAIAKQLDEGGIGRVTISELGAEEATDDARIAAADLILLIGDTPALRRAAGLAVEHHVPSFPVITRGRHVYYGPVIDETYTASFAEIAGQIAAEAVTPAERDEHALVAAIVTGDVLSLRSRVGATMSKQSLMRLDLATLEQQGLVASRITRDGIPLAYAFEASTAFAPRHLSNPRDHQVHYKESNIALQRESKLWPSAPSLPLPRPAHPTVAWPELDAPADAPELPLATLTDVIVRSVGNRNLGTPLEGKVRRWAPSGGNLGSVQAYLIARRVDGLVPGVYGYDRGSDALAMLPWADPATAPAGIDPEADAVLIYTGALARVGSKYAAFSWRILHLDAGVAVHHTRMLAAAHHLESRAAGAWDDEAIADLLAIDQDAEPITAVVSLRTAPEGAES from the coding sequence GTGGCTAACGGAGTACTCGGCGCCACCGCCATGAGCGTCGCCGCAAAGAATGACCCGCAGTTCCGCCTGCCGAAGCTGCCCCGCATCGCCCCCGGCATCGTCATCGTGCCGACCAACTCCGGAGTGCTCGTCGAGGGCGGCCCCACCCGACAGCTACTCGGCGGCCAGGGCGCACAGCGCGTCATGTCGCAGCTCGTGCCGCTGCTCGACGGCAGCCGCGACCTCGACACCCTCGCCCACGACTTCGGCGAAACCGAGGCAACCACGCACGCGGCGGTCTCGCTGCTCTACGCGAGCGGCCTGCTCGAGGATGCGCACGACGAGCCCGCGATCGACGCCGCGGGGTCGGCCGCCCACCTCTTCTACTCACGGTCGATCGACTCGACCCGCGTGAACCCCTCCGGCGCCCACGCCCTCGAGCGGCTACGGGCCTCGAAGCTCCACCTCGTCGCCGCGAACAACGACGCCGACGCGGCCCTCGCCGGCGCCATCGCGAAGCAGCTCGACGAGGGCGGCATCGGCCGGGTGACGATCTCGGAGCTCGGCGCCGAGGAGGCCACCGACGACGCACGCATCGCCGCCGCCGACCTCATCCTGCTCATTGGCGACACCCCCGCGCTGCGCCGGGCGGCAGGGCTCGCGGTCGAGCACCACGTGCCGAGCTTCCCCGTCATCACCCGCGGCCGGCACGTCTACTACGGCCCGGTCATCGACGAGACCTACACCGCGAGCTTCGCCGAAATCGCCGGGCAGATCGCCGCCGAGGCCGTGACTCCCGCCGAGCGCGACGAACACGCCCTCGTGGCCGCGATCGTCACCGGCGACGTGCTCTCGCTGCGCTCCCGCGTCGGCGCGACCATGTCGAAGCAGTCGCTCATGCGGCTCGACCTCGCGACCCTCGAACAACAGGGGCTCGTCGCCTCCCGAATCACCCGCGACGGCATCCCGCTCGCCTACGCCTTCGAGGCCTCGACCGCCTTCGCGCCGCGCCACCTCAGCAACCCGCGCGACCACCAGGTGCACTACAAGGAGTCGAACATCGCGCTCCAGCGCGAGTCGAAGCTCTGGCCGAGCGCCCCGAGCCTGCCGCTGCCGAGGCCGGCCCACCCCACCGTGGCGTGGCCCGAGCTCGACGCCCCGGCCGACGCGCCCGAGCTGCCCCTCGCAACGCTCACCGACGTCATCGTGCGCTCGGTCGGCAACCGCAACCTCGGCACCCCGCTCGAGGGCAAGGTGCGGCGCTGGGCACCGAGCGGCGGCAACCTCGGCTCGGTGCAGGCGTACCTCATCGCGCGCCGCGTCGACGGCCTCGTGCCCGGCGTCTACGGCTACGACCGCGGCAGCGACGCGCTCGCGATGCTGCCCTGGGCCGACCCCGCCACCGCGCCCGCCGGCATCGACCCCGAGGCCGACGCCGTGCTCATCTACACGGGCGCGCTAGCCCGAGTCGGCAGCAAGTACGCCGCCTTCTCGTGGCGCATCCTCCACCTCGACGCCGGCGTCGCGGTGCACCACACCCGGATGCTCGCGGCGGCCCACCACCTCGAGTCGCGCGCCGCAGGTGCCTGGGACGACGAGGCGATCGCTGACCTGCTCGCGATCGACCAGGACGCCGAACCCATCACCGCCGTCGTCTCGCTGCGCACCGCCCCAGAAGGAGCCGAATCATGA
- a CDS encoding nitroreductase family protein, translating into MTTTPFTTVTELRAQHELVTELQRAVRLDADRVTQLPHPLGERDRLTEGVLDTTTIAPVRVEAPLPERERTFDEVLEQRVSDRFYSDATVAPEALARIVRAAREFDRSTWTEDAQADLGLDFLVAARSVDGAAPAIYRLVDDTFMPLAPLPERGAEDLVLQIEFAYAPVILIALAPFANLLARWGDHGERLANTRAAAAISAALHEAASLGIAGSPFAGFLTSGLRRLIDADGYANAQMFAASFGHPAA; encoded by the coding sequence ATGACCACCACGCCGTTCACCACCGTCACCGAACTTCGCGCCCAGCACGAGCTCGTCACCGAATTGCAGCGGGCCGTGCGCCTCGACGCCGACCGCGTCACCCAGCTGCCGCATCCGCTCGGCGAGCGCGACCGCCTCACCGAGGGCGTGCTCGACACGACGACGATCGCCCCGGTGCGCGTCGAGGCCCCGCTGCCCGAGCGCGAGCGCACCTTCGACGAGGTGCTCGAGCAGCGCGTCTCGGACCGCTTCTACAGCGACGCGACCGTGGCACCCGAGGCGCTCGCCCGCATCGTGCGAGCCGCCCGCGAGTTCGACCGGTCGACGTGGACGGAAGATGCGCAGGCCGACCTCGGCCTCGACTTCCTCGTCGCCGCCCGCAGCGTCGACGGCGCCGCCCCGGCGATCTACCGCCTCGTCGACGACACCTTCATGCCACTCGCCCCACTGCCCGAGCGCGGCGCGGAGGATCTCGTACTCCAGATCGAGTTCGCCTACGCACCCGTGATCCTCATCGCCCTCGCGCCGTTCGCCAATCTGCTCGCCCGCTGGGGCGACCACGGCGAACGCCTCGCGAACACCCGTGCCGCTGCGGCCATCTCCGCCGCCCTGCACGAGGCCGCCTCGCTCGGCATCGCGGGAAGCCCCTTCGCGGGCTTCCTCACCTCAGGACTCCGCCGGCTCATTGACGCCGACGGTTACGCGAACGCCCAAATGTTCGCGGCCTCATTCGGCCACCCGGCCGCGTGA
- a CDS encoding thiocillin family RiPP, with protein sequence MATTIASPDDFFSTELEGIEVGELPTDAALASLSSGSTAGSASCPASSASTLGTVGSWG encoded by the coding sequence ATGGCAACCACCATCGCTTCGCCCGACGACTTCTTCTCGACCGAGCTCGAGGGCATCGAGGTCGGCGAGCTCCCCACCGACGCCGCGCTCGCCTCGCTCTCGAGCGGCTCGACCGCTGGCAGCGCCTCGTGCCCCGCCTCGTCGGCGAGCACGCTCGGCACCGTCGGCTCCTGGGGCTAA
- a CDS encoding thiocillin family RiPP, whose protein sequence is MANNTNPINDFIATDLDADLAIDALDSQTALGTWGSAGTAGSASCPASTASSTSTASSVG, encoded by the coding sequence ATGGCGAACAACACCAACCCGATCAACGACTTCATCGCAACCGACCTCGACGCCGACCTCGCGATCGACGCCCTCGACAGCCAGACCGCCCTCGGCACCTGGGGCTCGGCCGGAACCGCCGGCAGCGCATCCTGCCCCGCCTCGACCGCCAGCTCGACCTCGACCGCTTCGTCGGTCGGCTAA
- a CDS encoding thiocillin family RiPP, whose product MSEINGETQDLFAEDIAVDALDNEVAAGFASAACAASAGSASCPAASVSTAGSFSSVGN is encoded by the coding sequence ATGTCTGAAATCAACGGAGAGACCCAGGACCTGTTCGCCGAGGACATCGCGGTTGACGCGCTCGACAACGAGGTGGCCGCCGGCTTCGCCAGCGCCGCCTGCGCTGCCAGCGCCGGCAGTGCATCCTGCCCGGCCGCAAGCGTTTCGACCGCGGGCAGCTTCTCGTCGGTCGGGAACTAA
- a CDS encoding M50 family metallopeptidase, which yields MSTNTITSRHTGGDHDDALSWFREARPQLRDDATLMGGLDDRPLLFIESTGRYVSLGSSVVPLLPCFDGTATGDELADRFAAQGEHDRELVADKLAKITHGLRQAGALTEEPAQLGGRAGVARFMRREHLLRLPLTRKIGDFLEPPVALLRKIPGKHLALVWSLLALVGLAIGGYAIATAGSQWQPPQYLWLLYPLMFTQIAFHELSHALVCQYLRAPVREAGVGLMLYVMPVGYVDRTDAYRVRDRKSRAFIALAGPVNDQLWFGVTGIIALTNQGTELGNFAFTYLIFQAFLTLMNFNPVSPSDGYHMVSALSGAINFRGQALSYLTHLVLRLPLTPELERIPTKRRRWFVAYAIACLAFFAVLALAVGRTVLTVIGALQ from the coding sequence ATGAGCACCAACACCATCACCTCCCGTCACACCGGCGGCGACCACGACGACGCCCTGTCGTGGTTTCGCGAGGCCCGCCCGCAGCTGCGGGACGATGCCACGCTCATGGGCGGTCTCGACGATCGCCCGCTGCTGTTCATCGAATCGACGGGCCGCTACGTCTCCCTCGGCAGCAGCGTGGTGCCGCTGCTGCCCTGCTTCGACGGCACCGCGACGGGCGACGAACTCGCCGACCGCTTCGCCGCGCAGGGCGAGCACGACCGCGAGCTCGTCGCCGACAAACTCGCGAAGATCACCCACGGCCTGCGCCAGGCAGGCGCGCTCACCGAGGAGCCCGCGCAGCTCGGCGGCCGCGCCGGCGTCGCCCGCTTCATGCGGCGCGAACACCTGCTGCGCCTGCCGCTGACCCGAAAGATCGGCGACTTCCTCGAACCGCCCGTTGCGCTCCTGCGCAAGATTCCCGGCAAGCACCTCGCCCTCGTCTGGAGCCTGCTCGCCCTCGTCGGCCTCGCGATCGGCGGCTACGCCATCGCCACCGCCGGCTCGCAGTGGCAGCCGCCCCAGTACCTCTGGCTGCTCTACCCGCTCATGTTCACGCAGATCGCGTTCCACGAGCTCTCCCACGCGCTCGTCTGCCAGTACCTCCGTGCACCCGTCCGCGAGGCCGGCGTCGGCCTCATGCTCTACGTCATGCCCGTCGGCTACGTCGACCGTACCGACGCCTACCGGGTGCGCGACCGCAAGTCGCGCGCGTTCATTGCCCTCGCCGGGCCCGTCAACGACCAGCTCTGGTTCGGCGTCACCGGCATCATCGCCCTCACCAACCAGGGCACCGAGCTCGGCAACTTCGCCTTCACCTACCTCATCTTCCAGGCGTTCCTCACGCTCATGAACTTCAACCCCGTCTCGCCCTCCGACGGCTACCACATGGTGAGCGCGCTCTCGGGTGCGATCAACTTCCGCGGCCAGGCGCTCTCGTACCTCACGCACCTCGTGCTGCGCCTGCCGCTCACGCCCGAGCTCGAGCGCATCCCAACCAAGCGCCGCCGCTGGTTCGTCGCCTACGCCATCGCTTGCCTCGCGTTCTTCGCGGTGCTCGCGCTCGCGGTCGGCCGCACGGTGCTCACGGTGATCGGGGCGCTCCAGTGA
- a CDS encoding thiopeptide-type bacteriocin biosynthesis protein — protein sequence MTLSAPLAAPRLGEASRWWFVCLYTGGVNATDNVLSGTLPPLLADARRTGASRWFFIRYFDERGPHIRLRVFGPGECMSQLVRATAELQTQLRRTVERSTGEDVELVPGAASALTAGADVQIGVYPSVYEPETVKYGGIEAMDLAERLFEFSSELALWAVQTHAKGDARDPLASLLLADTAGSLLLGRGAQTWSQRRRLGWAKYWSTHTRWWTGADHDGGLLRDQLELRALTERDDFFDRMRRVAIDPDVDAWRRRWITAVDDYLGAVAPIGANRTPQHLTFHHSHMLMNRLGFLPKEEALLGLHARAWITEVVQGEPTRNRITPRGKDLS from the coding sequence GTGACACTCTCCGCACCCCTCGCCGCGCCGCGGCTCGGCGAGGCCTCCCGCTGGTGGTTCGTCTGCCTCTACACGGGCGGCGTCAACGCGACCGACAACGTGCTCTCGGGCACGCTGCCGCCGCTGCTCGCCGATGCCCGACGCACGGGCGCGAGCCGCTGGTTCTTCATCCGCTACTTCGACGAGCGCGGCCCGCACATCCGCCTGCGCGTGTTCGGGCCGGGGGAGTGCATGTCGCAGCTCGTGCGGGCGACCGCCGAGCTGCAGACACAGCTGCGGCGCACGGTCGAACGCTCGACGGGGGAGGACGTCGAGCTCGTGCCCGGCGCCGCGAGCGCCCTCACCGCCGGCGCCGATGTGCAGATCGGGGTCTACCCGAGCGTCTACGAGCCGGAAACCGTGAAGTACGGCGGCATCGAAGCAATGGACCTCGCGGAACGCCTCTTCGAGTTCTCGTCTGAGCTTGCCCTGTGGGCCGTGCAGACCCACGCGAAGGGCGACGCACGCGATCCGCTCGCCTCGCTGCTGCTCGCCGACACCGCCGGGTCGCTGCTGCTCGGCCGTGGGGCGCAGACCTGGTCGCAACGTCGCCGGCTTGGCTGGGCGAAGTACTGGTCGACCCACACCCGCTGGTGGACCGGTGCCGACCACGACGGGGGCCTCCTGCGCGACCAGCTCGAACTGCGGGCGCTCACCGAGCGCGACGACTTCTTCGACCGGATGCGCCGGGTCGCGATCGACCCCGACGTCGATGCCTGGCGTCGGCGGTGGATCACCGCAGTCGACGACTACCTCGGCGCCGTCGCGCCGATCGGTGCAAACCGCACTCCGCAGCACCTGACCTTTCATCACAGCCACATGTTGATGAACCGCCTCGGCTTCCTCCCGAAGGAAGAAGCCCTTCTCGGGCTCCATGCCCGCGCCTGGATCACCGAAGTGGTGCAGGGCGAACCCACCCGAAACCGAATCACCCCTCGAGGAAAGGACCTCTCATGA
- a CDS encoding helix-turn-helix transcriptional regulator translates to MLSKHATTLYEYVSSQADATVQQASVSLALRMTETEKAWRELADRRLITPAYEGAETYIAVAPEVALVQLVDDDERRIQELRSAVADRRGELLPLGPLYRDARDSLLASSQVEVVESRDTVQQLILDFGRRVTSEVLIVQPGRGSTVELQEESDLKDAELLEAGISRRTLMHDRRRDHVPTRRSVERLGELGAEFRTVPALPVRLLVFDRNKAIVSRHREKNDPAALVIRDPDVAMVFARLFDTVWDYATPFEICPDEAESADAVKLSATQQAILEGLSIGMTDEALASRLQMSVRTCRRHISQLFEILGADSRFQAGVLAARRGWL, encoded by the coding sequence ATGCTGAGCAAGCACGCCACGACGCTCTACGAATACGTGAGCTCGCAGGCGGACGCCACCGTGCAACAGGCGTCAGTATCGCTCGCACTGCGCATGACCGAGACCGAGAAGGCCTGGCGAGAGCTCGCCGACCGCCGCCTCATCACCCCCGCGTATGAGGGCGCCGAGACGTACATCGCGGTCGCGCCCGAGGTGGCGCTCGTGCAACTCGTTGATGACGACGAGCGCCGCATCCAAGAACTCCGCTCGGCCGTCGCCGACCGCCGCGGTGAGCTGCTCCCGCTCGGCCCGCTTTACCGGGATGCGCGCGACAGCCTGCTCGCGAGCAGCCAGGTCGAGGTGGTCGAGAGCCGCGACACGGTGCAGCAGCTCATCCTCGACTTCGGCCGCCGCGTCACGAGCGAAGTGCTCATCGTGCAGCCCGGCCGCGGCTCGACCGTCGAGCTGCAAGAGGAGTCCGACCTCAAAGACGCCGAGCTGCTCGAGGCGGGCATCTCGCGCCGCACCCTGATGCACGACCGCCGGCGCGACCACGTGCCGACGCGGCGCTCGGTCGAGCGGCTCGGCGAGCTCGGCGCCGAGTTCCGCACCGTGCCGGCGCTGCCGGTGCGGCTGCTCGTGTTCGACCGCAACAAGGCGATCGTCTCGCGGCACCGCGAAAAGAACGACCCGGCCGCGCTCGTCATTCGCGACCCCGACGTCGCGATGGTGTTCGCGCGCCTCTTCGACACGGTGTGGGACTACGCGACCCCGTTCGAGATCTGCCCAGACGAGGCCGAGTCGGCGGATGCGGTGAAGCTGTCGGCGACGCAGCAGGCGATTCTCGAGGGCCTCTCGATCGGCATGACCGACGAGGCCCTCGCGAGCCGCCTGCAGATGAGCGTGCGCACGTGCCGGCGCCACATCTCGCAGCTGTTCGAGATCCTCGGCGCCGACAGCCGATTCCAGGCCGGCGTGCTCGCCGCCCGCCGCGGCTGGCTCTAG
- the purQ gene encoding phosphoribosylformylglycinamidine synthase subunit PurQ, which yields MRVGIITFPGSLDDRDAARAVEISGGEPVMLWHGDHDLQGVEAVILPGGFSYGDYLRCGAIASHSAIMREVKDAAAKGLPVLGICNGFQMLMEAHLLPGGLIRNDHGRFICRDQGLRVENIDTPWTRGYEQDEEIVIPLKNGEGSFIADDETLRRIEGEGQVTFRYLGVNPNGSMNDIAGLRNEAGNVVGLMPHPEHAVEPGYGPDIAERMRSGIDGRGMFMGLVRELVG from the coding sequence GTGCGCGTCGGCATCATCACCTTCCCCGGCTCGCTCGACGACCGCGACGCGGCGCGCGCGGTCGAGATCAGCGGCGGCGAGCCCGTCATGCTCTGGCACGGCGACCACGACCTCCAGGGTGTCGAGGCCGTCATTCTGCCCGGCGGTTTCAGCTACGGCGACTATCTGCGCTGCGGCGCGATCGCCTCGCACTCGGCAATCATGCGCGAGGTGAAGGATGCCGCGGCAAAGGGTCTGCCCGTGCTCGGCATCTGCAACGGCTTCCAGATGCTCATGGAGGCGCACCTGCTTCCCGGCGGGCTGATTCGCAACGACCACGGCCGCTTCATCTGCCGCGACCAGGGCCTGCGCGTCGAGAACATCGACACCCCGTGGACCCGCGGCTACGAGCAGGACGAAGAGATCGTCATTCCGCTCAAGAACGGCGAGGGCTCGTTTATCGCCGACGACGAGACGCTGCGCCGCATCGAGGGCGAGGGCCAGGTCACGTTCCGCTACCTCGGCGTGAACCCGAACGGCTCGATGAACGACATCGCCGGCCTGCGCAACGAGGCGGGCAACGTGGTGGGCCTCATGCCGCACCCCGAGCACGCGGTCGAGCCTGGGTACGGCCCCGACATCGCCGAGCGGATGCGCTCGGGCATCGACGGTCGAGGCATGTTCATGGGCCTCGTGCGCGAACTCGTCGGCTAG
- the purS gene encoding phosphoribosylformylglycinamidine synthase subunit PurS, whose translation MPKIVVQVMPKQELLDPAGKAVQRSLAAGGREHFTDVRIGKRFEIVTDREVTPELMDEVAQIADDLLSNGVIEDVISIEVAGDEELS comes from the coding sequence ATGCCCAAGATCGTCGTGCAGGTCATGCCGAAGCAGGAGCTGCTGGACCCAGCGGGCAAGGCCGTGCAGCGGTCGCTCGCCGCCGGCGGCCGCGAGCACTTCACGGATGTGCGCATCGGCAAGCGCTTCGAGATCGTCACCGACCGCGAGGTCACGCCCGAGCTGATGGACGAGGTCGCGCAGATCGCCGACGACCTGCTCTCGAACGGAGTCATCGAAGACGTGATCTCGATCGAGGTCGCGGGCGACGAGGAGCTCTCGTAG
- a CDS encoding AI-2E family transporter encodes MPLADSALEDRELDAQLRAKAQEQERQGRLVSPRRPAQLWTDSVGVVATRSLQGLLILAAFSILVIGMLNVSIVVVPILLALIVASAFEPVISALGRHGWPRVLSTVIVLLLVVVVFGGLIWIVVMQVMDQWDDLSSTAVEGFNQLVAWWNNQFPQFALDDERLNDLWATVQSLLENINFGAVGSGLASGLSAFGNFAMAAVLFVVILFFFLKDGPSIWSFIVRPLPTNQHRRAELMGARAVGVMGGYVRGTVIVALVDAVFIGLGMVILGVPLWLPLALVVFICAFIPVVGATLAGIIAALVTLVTNGFVPAIVVVGIVVLVNQLEGNLLQPVVLGKSLKLHELVVLIALTTGTVLGGIMGTLIAVPLTAVAWALIKAWNESLPELEAQQEDDTIRARLRERWRRAERED; translated from the coding sequence GTGCCCCTAGCTGATTCCGCGCTCGAAGATCGCGAGCTGGATGCGCAACTGCGGGCGAAAGCGCAGGAGCAGGAGCGACAGGGTCGCCTCGTGAGCCCGCGCCGGCCGGCGCAGCTCTGGACCGACAGCGTCGGCGTCGTCGCGACCCGCTCGCTGCAGGGCCTGCTGATCCTCGCCGCCTTCAGCATCCTCGTCATCGGGATGCTCAATGTGTCGATCGTGGTCGTGCCGATCCTGCTTGCGCTCATTGTGGCGTCGGCGTTCGAGCCGGTGATCTCAGCGCTCGGCCGTCACGGCTGGCCGCGCGTGCTCTCAACCGTGATCGTGCTCCTGCTCGTCGTGGTCGTGTTCGGCGGCCTGATTTGGATCGTCGTGATGCAGGTCATGGACCAGTGGGACGACCTTTCGTCGACCGCGGTGGAGGGCTTTAACCAGCTCGTGGCGTGGTGGAACAACCAGTTCCCGCAGTTCGCGCTCGATGACGAACGCCTCAACGACCTGTGGGCGACGGTGCAGTCACTGCTCGAGAACATCAACTTCGGCGCGGTGGGCAGCGGGCTCGCCTCGGGGCTCTCGGCATTCGGCAACTTCGCGATGGCAGCCGTGCTGTTCGTCGTGATCCTGTTCTTCTTCCTCAAAGACGGCCCCTCGATCTGGAGCTTCATCGTGCGCCCGCTGCCGACGAACCAGCACCGCCGCGCCGAGCTCATGGGCGCCCGCGCGGTGGGCGTCATGGGCGGCTACGTGCGCGGCACCGTGATCGTCGCGCTCGTCGACGCCGTCTTCATCGGCCTCGGCATGGTGATCCTCGGCGTGCCGCTGTGGCTGCCGCTCGCGCTCGTCGTGTTCATCTGCGCGTTCATCCCGGTCGTCGGCGCGACGCTCGCCGGCATCATCGCGGCGCTCGTGACCCTCGTGACGAACGGCTTCGTGCCGGCGATCGTCGTCGTCGGCATCGTCGTGCTCGTGAACCAGCTCGAGGGCAACCTGCTGCAGCCGGTCGTGCTCGGCAAGTCGCTCAAGCTGCACGAGCTCGTCGTGCTGATCGCGCTGACCACCGGCACCGTGCTCGGCGGCATCATGGGCACGCTCATCGCCGTGCCGCTCACGGCCGTCGCTTGGGCGCTCATCAAAGCCTGGAACGAGTCGCTGCCCGAGCTTGAGGCGCAGCAGGAGGACGACACGATTCGCGCCCGCCTGCGCGAGCGCTGGCGGCGCGCGGAACGCGAAGATTAG
- the purD gene encoding phosphoribosylamine--glycine ligase: MKILVLGSGAREHALVASLARENAHEIVVAPGNVGMEALAERIRIDQTNPELIADFVKDEQVELVVIGPEAPLVAGVADAVRELGVPVFGPSKAAAALEGSKSFAKDIMQRAGVPTGRAVKHSELSEVIATLDEYGAPYVIKADGLASGKGVIVTEDRGDAITHAEHWLTQGPVLIEEFLDGSEVSLFCFSDGETVRALPPAQDFKRLFNNDAGPNTGGMGAYTPVPFLNDQFGGERNFMQLVVDQVAQPVVDVMRADGVPFQGLLYCGLIVTAAGIRVIEFNARFGDPETQVVLQRLAEPLTPLLYESANGTLGSHARELKLNDASAVTVVLASEGYPDKVRSGREITGIADAEAAGAQVFHAATGVADEAITATGGRVLNVVSTAETIQQARRGAYAALGLIRLEGGQFRTDIAQHGAALQDSQLARTGAISLSEARDVAATTDSLAIQAAEQLPTPAPAPAEPDASAELAGWRHIYSGKVREVYESESDAEVLLVVASNRVSAFDHLLEPDIPGKGRMLTELSRWWFSQLPSPNHLREPEGWDAQLDPELAARSMRVAKLQMFPIECVVRGYLTGSGLAEYRETGSVCGVPLPAGLEDGDRLPAPIYTPAYKAPQGEHDENITYARTVELVGKQHASALRELSLRLYTAGSTIAAEQGLVLADTKFEFGLDSAGHVTLADEALTSDSSRYWDKRRYSDESRPLPERLASFDKQIVRNWLRENWNGEGTPPQLPNEIVEQTAAKYRELIDRLTVEPVD, encoded by the coding sequence GTGAAGATCCTGGTACTCGGCTCGGGTGCTCGCGAACACGCCCTCGTGGCGTCGCTCGCCCGCGAAAACGCCCACGAAATCGTCGTCGCCCCCGGCAATGTCGGAATGGAGGCGCTGGCAGAGCGCATCCGCATCGATCAGACGAACCCCGAACTCATTGCGGACTTCGTCAAGGACGAGCAGGTTGAGCTCGTCGTGATCGGCCCCGAGGCGCCGCTCGTCGCGGGCGTCGCGGATGCGGTGCGCGAGCTGGGCGTGCCGGTGTTCGGCCCCTCGAAGGCCGCCGCCGCGCTCGAGGGCTCGAAGTCGTTCGCGAAGGACATCATGCAGCGCGCCGGCGTGCCCACGGGCCGCGCGGTGAAGCACAGCGAGCTCAGCGAGGTCATCGCGACGCTCGACGAGTACGGCGCCCCGTACGTGATCAAGGCTGACGGCCTCGCCTCGGGCAAGGGCGTCATCGTCACCGAAGACCGCGGCGACGCGATCACCCACGCCGAGCACTGGCTCACGCAGGGCCCCGTGCTCATCGAGGAGTTCCTCGACGGCAGCGAGGTCTCGCTCTTCTGCTTCAGCGACGGCGAGACGGTGCGCGCGCTGCCGCCGGCACAGGACTTCAAGCGCCTCTTCAACAACGACGCTGGCCCGAACACGGGCGGCATGGGCGCGTACACACCGGTGCCGTTCCTCAACGACCAGTTCGGCGGCGAGCGCAACTTCATGCAGCTCGTGGTCGACCAGGTGGCACAGCCCGTCGTCGACGTCATGCGCGCCGACGGCGTGCCCTTCCAGGGCCTGCTCTACTGCGGCCTCATCGTCACGGCCGCGGGCATCCGGGTCATCGAGTTCAACGCGCGCTTCGGCGACCCCGAGACACAGGTCGTGTTGCAGCGCCTCGCCGAGCCGCTCACGCCCCTGCTCTACGAGTCGGCAAACGGCACGCTCGGCAGCCATGCCCGCGAGCTCAAGCTCAACGATGCGTCGGCGGTCACCGTCGTGCTCGCTTCGGAGGGCTACCCCGACAAGGTGCGCTCGGGCCGCGAGATCACCGGCATCGCCGACGCCGAGGCCGCCGGCGCGCAGGTGTTCCACGCCGCGACCGGCGTCGCCGACGAGGCGATCACCGCCACGGGCGGCCGCGTGCTCAACGTGGTCTCGACCGCCGAGACGATTCAGCAGGCCCGCCGCGGCGCCTACGCGGCGCTCGGGCTCATCCGCCTCGAGGGCGGCCAGTTCCGCACCGACATCGCCCAGCACGGCGCCGCGCTGCAGGACAGCCAGCTCGCCCGCACCGGCGCGATCTCGCTGAGCGAGGCGCGCGACGTCGCCGCGACGACCGACTCGCTCGCGATTCAGGCCGCCGAGCAGCTGCCGACGCCCGCCCCGGCACCCGCCGAGCCCGACGCCTCCGCCGAGCTTGCCGGTTGGCGCCACATCTACTCGGGCAAGGTGCGCGAGGTCTACGAGTCGGAGTCGGACGCCGAGGTGCTCCTCGTCGTCGCGAGCAACCGCGTCTCGGCCTTCGACCACCTGCTCGAGCCCGATATTCCGGGCAAGGGCCGCATGCTCACCGAGCTGAGCCGCTGGTGGTTCTCGCAGCTGCCGTCGCCGAACCACCTCCGCGAGCCCGAGGGCTGGGATGCGCAGCTCGACCCCGAGCTCGCCGCACGGTCGATGCGGGTCGCGAAGCTGCAGATGTTCCCGATCGAGTGCGTCGTGCGCGGCTACCTCACCGGCTCGGGCCTCGCTGAGTACCGCGAGACCGGTAGCGTGTGCGGCGTGCCGCTGCCCGCCGGCCTCGAGGACGGCGACCGCCTGCCCGCCCCGATCTACACGCCCGCCTACAAGGCGCCGCAGGGCGAGCACGACGAGAACATCACCTACGCCCGCACCGTCGAGCTCGTCGGCAAGCAGCACGCCTCAGCGTTGCGCGAGCTCTCGCTGCGCCTCTACACCGCGGGCTCGACGATCGCCGCCGAGCAGGGCCTCGTGCTCGCCGACACGAAGTTCGAGTTCGGCCTCGACTCGGCCGGCCACGTCACGCTCGCCGACGAGGCACTCACGTCGGACTCATCGCGCTACTGGGACAAGCGTCGCTACAGCGACGAGTCGCGCCCACTGCCCGAGCGACTCGCGTCGTTCGACAAGCAGATCGTGCGCAACTGGCTGCGCGAGAACTGGAACGGCGAGGGCACTCCCCCGCAGCTGCCGAACGAGATCGTCGAGCAGACCGCGGCGAAGTACCGCGAGCTCATCGACCGGCTGACCGTCGAGCCGGTCGACTAG